DNA from Gammaproteobacteria bacterium:
GCCGTCCTGGATTACGTGTTTATGTGGGTAAAGCAGATCTTCCAAAGGTTATGAGTGGGTTAGGAGTGGCAATTATTTCAACTTCTAATGGCGTTATGAGTGATCGCGCTGCTCGAAAGGCAGGTCAGGGCGGTGAAGTTATATGTTATGTGAGTTAGGAGTTTGGGATGTCTAGAGTAGCGAAAAACCCCATTAAACTGCCATCGGGTGTATCAGTCACGTTTAATGGCAATAAAATAAATATTAAAGGCAGTAAGGGCAGCCTTGAGCGGAATATACACGAAGCCGTCTCAGTTAAACTTGAAGATGATACTATGTATTTCGAGCCTAAGTCTGACCTTGTAACCGCTAATGCTCTAGCGGGCACTACCCGAGCTGTTGTGAACAACATGGTTAAGGGTGTTAGTGAAGGTTTTGTCAAAGAATTGCAACTGGTGGGTGTGGGATATAAAGCGCAATCAAAAGGCAATATCTTAGGTTTAACATTAGGACATTCTCATCCAATTAATTATGATGTCCCTCAGGGCATAACTATTGAAACACCTACTCAAACAGAAATAGTTGTTAAAGGTGTTGATAAAGAATTGGTCGGCCAGGTATGCGCTGATATTATTGCTTATCGTAAACCCGAACCTTATAAAGGAAAGGGCGTGCGATATAAAGGTCAACAGATCATACTTAAAGAGGCTAAGAAGAAGTAATGGATAAGAAAGCTGCTAGATTAAGACGTGCCAAACGTACTCGTGCACGCATTCAACAACTTGATGTTAATCGATTATGCATACATCGAACGCCACGCCATATTTACGTGCAGGTCATTGCACCAAATGGTAAGGTTTTAGCTAGTGCATCTACTTTAGATAAATCTATCAAAGCAGATGTGACTTATGGTGGAAATGTCGCGGCTGCAAAACATATTGGCAAAATTATTGCTACACGCTGCCAAGAAGTGGGTGTCACAAAAGTCGCGTTTGATCGATCTGGATTTAAGTATCATGGTCGCATACAAGCACTTGCAGATGCTGCCCGTGAAAATGGTTTACCGATATAAAGGGTCTTAATAAATGGCAACTGAGAAAGAATTAGTCACGATAGAAAAAACGGATAAGTTAGTTTACGTAAACCGTACTTCTAAGGTCGTTAAAGGTGGTAGAAAATTTAGCTTTTCAGCAATCGTAGTTGTTGGCGATGGAAATGGTGAAATTGGTTATGGCAATGGTAAGGCTAATGAAGTCCCTGCCGCTATTCAAAAAGCAATGGAGAGCGCCCGCCGTAATCGTGTTCGTATTGCAATGAAGGG
Protein-coding regions in this window:
- the rplF gene encoding 50S ribosomal protein L6; this encodes MSRVAKNPIKLPSGVSVTFNGNKINIKGSKGSLERNIHEAVSVKLEDDTMYFEPKSDLVTANALAGTTRAVVNNMVKGVSEGFVKELQLVGVGYKAQSKGNILGLTLGHSHPINYDVPQGITIETPTQTEIVVKGVDKELVGQVCADIIAYRKPEPYKGKGVRYKGQQIILKEAKKK
- the rplR gene encoding 50S ribosomal protein L18 — encoded protein: MDKKAARLRRAKRTRARIQQLDVNRLCIHRTPRHIYVQVIAPNGKVLASASTLDKSIKADVTYGGNVAAAKHIGKIIATRCQEVGVTKVAFDRSGFKYHGRIQALADAARENGLPI